In Xyrauchen texanus isolate HMW12.3.18 chromosome 14, RBS_HiC_50CHRs, whole genome shotgun sequence, the following are encoded in one genomic region:
- the LOC127655264 gene encoding oligodendrocyte transcription factor 2-like — translation MDSDTSRVSSRPSSPEGDDLFLSAVKKSVGFSGAVSSTQSDSPPDYRGADLLGMSSADEDAMTLKMLSKKDRKLLSENELQSMRLKINSRERKRMHDLNIAMDGLREVMPYAHGPSVRKLSKIATLLLARNYILMLSNSLEEMKRLVSEIYGGGSGAHHAAFHPSSCGTLMHAAAAPLPGHPAAVSHPSHAVHHPLLPPAVSTAASLSAPGLSTIRSHHGLLKAPPAGVGPLGTSFQHWGAGIPCPCSMCQVPPPHVSAMSTVSMPRLTSDSK, via the coding sequence ATGGATTCAGACACGAGCCGAGTGTCCAGTAGACCTTCCTCTCCTGAAGGTGATGACCTCTTCCTGTCCGCCGTAAAGAAATCTGTGGGTTTCTCTGGTGCCGTCTCTTCAACTCAGAGTGACTCTCCTCCGGATTACAGAGGCGCTGATCTGCTGGGCATGTCCAGCGCCGATGAGGATGCAATGACTCTGAAGATGCTCAGCAAAAAGGACCGCAAACTTCTATCGGAAAACGAACTACAGAGCATGCGCCTCAAGATCAACAGCCGCGAGAGGAAGCGCATGCACGACCTAAACATCGCCATGGACGGGCTCCGGGAGGTCATGCCCTATGCCCACGGGCCATCCGTGCGCAAACTCTCCAAAATAGCCACCCTGCTGCTCGCGCGCAACTACATCCTTATGCTGAGCAACTCACTAGAGGAGATGAAACGGCTCGTGAGCGAGATCTACGGCGGCGGGAGCGGGGCTCATCATGCCGCTTTCCACCCGTCCAGTTGTGGCACCCTTATGCACGCGGCAGCTGCTCCGTTACCGGGCCACCCCGCTGCTGTCTCGCACCCCTCTCATGCGGTGCATCATCCTCTGCTTCCGCCAGCAGTCTCCACTGCCGCTTCTCTCTCCGCTCCCGGTCTCTCGACTATCAGGTCGCATCATGGACTCCTCAAGGCACCGCCAGCCGGTGTTGGGCCACTCGGCACAAGTTTCCAGCATTGGGGCGCGGGAATCCCGTGCCCGTGCAGCATGTGCCAGGTGCCTCCACCCCACGTGTCCGCTATGAGCACCGTCAGCATGCCACGACTGACCAGTGATTCAAAATAA